The Palleronia sp. THAF1 genome window below encodes:
- a CDS encoding propanediol utilization protein — MTPSHFGEWMQGRLGPKGPVVLITLACPIPAVRVGTGSAVPGAAAFCAALGIEDPDRRVAAMFQPGAGCGTSTASLLAIAGRQDPERLARACVAVERATDPLMWPRPDMLLWAPRTAKIITRLRRPPAYEILGGFYGPATPTNPDDIDFPDISDLIVRYEVGEGLVPLATESARRTTALRGPDTDPTFSLARRLGALGHARAHTGSARALVFPVGGIPNGAEDALREAGLSGPVRFVTGYR; from the coding sequence GTGACGCCGTCGCACTTCGGCGAATGGATGCAGGGCAGGCTGGGGCCGAAGGGGCCGGTCGTACTGATCACCCTTGCCTGTCCGATCCCCGCCGTTCGGGTCGGTACCGGCTCTGCGGTCCCGGGGGCTGCCGCCTTCTGCGCCGCACTCGGCATCGAGGATCCGGATCGAAGGGTTGCCGCTATGTTCCAGCCCGGAGCAGGCTGCGGAACCTCTACCGCCTCCTTGCTGGCAATCGCGGGCAGGCAGGACCCCGAACGTCTTGCACGGGCCTGCGTCGCCGTGGAGCGCGCCACCGATCCGTTGATGTGGCCGAGGCCCGACATGCTACTATGGGCACCTCGGACGGCAAAGATCATCACGCGATTGCGACGCCCGCCTGCCTACGAGATCCTTGGCGGGTTCTATGGTCCAGCGACGCCGACCAACCCTGACGACATCGATTTTCCCGACATCTCCGACCTGATCGTGCGTTACGAAGTGGGCGAAGGATTGGTCCCGTTGGCCACGGAAAGCGCCAGGCGCACGACCGCCCTGCGTGGACCGGATACGGACCCCACCTTCTCGTTGGCAAGAAGACTGGGCGCCCTTGGCCATGCGCGCGCCCACACCGGATCGGCCCGCGCGCTGGTTTTTCCGGTCGGCGGCATCCCAAACGGTGCAGAAGATGCGCTGCGCGAGGCAGGGTTGTCCGGTCCGGTGCGATTTGTGACAGGCTATCGGTGA
- a CDS encoding queuosine precursor transporter, with the protein MTRLLPGILAMAAIVVASNILVQFLILDGLLTWGAFTYPLAFLVTDVMNRLYGASTARRVVFAGFVVGVICSLIGSQIMLQGDGFTYAAVPLRVAVASGTAFLVAQLVDVFVFDRMRGGKWWNAPLASTLIGSALDTALFFTIAFAGFLSFGAFADGQVSWATDAVPFLNAGPLVPRWVSLALADWGVKLALALIALIPFRIITSKVTQQVA; encoded by the coding sequence ATGACCCGTCTTCTTCCCGGCATTCTTGCCATGGCCGCCATTGTCGTGGCCTCGAACATCCTTGTGCAGTTCCTGATCCTTGACGGTCTGCTGACCTGGGGGGCGTTCACCTATCCATTGGCGTTCCTTGTGACCGACGTGATGAATCGCTTGTACGGCGCATCCACTGCCCGCCGCGTCGTCTTCGCGGGCTTCGTCGTGGGTGTGATCTGCTCGCTGATCGGCAGCCAGATCATGTTGCAGGGTGATGGCTTCACCTACGCCGCCGTGCCGCTGCGGGTGGCTGTTGCGTCCGGCACCGCGTTCCTTGTTGCGCAACTGGTGGACGTTTTCGTCTTCGACCGGATGCGCGGGGGCAAGTGGTGGAACGCGCCGCTGGCATCCACCCTGATCGGCTCGGCGCTGGATACGGCGCTTTTCTTCACCATCGCCTTCGCGGGCTTTCTGTCGTTCGGGGCCTTCGCCGATGGTCAGGTTTCGTGGGCGACGGACGCCGTGCCGTTCCTGAACGCAGGCCCCTTAGTGCCGCGATGGGTATCGCTGGCTTTGGCCGACTGGGGCGTCAAACTGGCGCTCGCGCTGATCGCCTTGATCCCCTTCCGCATCATCACGTCGAAAGTGACACAACAGGTCGCGTAA
- the cobO gene encoding cob(I)yrinic acid a,c-diamide adenosyltransferase: protein MKKIKAARDKMMETKTEEKGLIVVHTGKGKGKSSSAFGMVMRCIAWGMPCAVVQFVKGNWETGEKKLLRERFADDCRFFVSGEGFTWETQDRERDIAAAQAGWEIAKREILDPGVQFVLLDEINIALRYDYLNIDEVVDFLLHQKPRMTHVVLTGRNAKPELIEAADLVTEFELVKHPFRDGVMAQKGVEF from the coding sequence ATGAAGAAGATCAAGGCCGCGCGCGACAAGATGATGGAGACGAAGACCGAAGAGAAAGGTCTGATCGTCGTCCATACCGGTAAGGGCAAGGGTAAGTCGTCGTCGGCCTTTGGGATGGTCATGCGCTGCATCGCATGGGGGATGCCCTGCGCGGTGGTGCAATTCGTAAAGGGCAACTGGGAGACGGGCGAAAAGAAGCTGTTGCGCGAGCGGTTCGCCGACGACTGCCGGTTCTTCGTGTCGGGAGAGGGGTTCACCTGGGAAACGCAGGACCGCGAGCGCGACATCGCTGCCGCGCAGGCCGGGTGGGAGATCGCGAAGCGCGAGATCCTCGATCCCGGTGTGCAGTTCGTTTTGCTGGACGAGATCAACATCGCGTTACGCTACGATTACTTGAATATCGACGAGGTGGTGGACTTCCTGCTGCACCAGAAGCCGCGGATGACCCATGTCGTTCTGACGGGGCGCAACGCGAAGCCGGAGCTGATCGAGGCGGCCGATCTTGTGACTGAGTTCGAGCTGGTGAAGCACCCGTTCCGTGATGGTGTGATGGCGCAGAAGGGGGTGGAGTTTTGA
- the cbiB gene encoding adenosylcobinamide-phosphate synthase CbiB encodes MSVAMMMALGFDAVFGWPNRLYRRIGHPVTWIGALIGWCDARWNSGRPETRRAAGIATVAVVLALSVLPLLLIASALPSGWIGSVLTALLAWPFLAVRSLYDHVAAVRDPLLRGDIEGARHAVSMIVGRDPSRLDGAGVARAATESLAENASDGVIAPLFWGVLLGLPGIVAYKAINTMDSMIGHLTPRHADFGRAAARLDDVANWLPARLTGALFCIVAPKPRAVFTAMRRDAPHHRSPNAGWPEGAMAAALGVRLSGPRVYADRIADEPWLNAGAPDPGGVELDRALALYRRAMFVAGGALLALAWW; translated from the coding sequence ATGAGCGTGGCGATGATGATGGCACTCGGTTTCGACGCCGTTTTCGGATGGCCGAATAGGCTGTACCGGCGCATCGGACATCCCGTCACGTGGATCGGCGCGCTTATCGGCTGGTGCGATGCGCGGTGGAACAGCGGCCGGCCTGAAACGCGCCGCGCCGCCGGGATAGCAACCGTCGCCGTCGTTCTTGCCCTAAGCGTGCTTCCACTTCTTCTCATTGCCTCGGCCCTTCCGAGTGGCTGGATCGGTAGCGTGCTGACGGCATTGCTAGCGTGGCCATTCCTCGCCGTCCGATCGCTGTACGATCATGTCGCCGCCGTGCGCGATCCTTTGCTCCGAGGGGACATTGAAGGCGCACGCCACGCAGTCTCTATGATCGTTGGCCGTGACCCGTCGCGGCTGGATGGTGCGGGTGTGGCGCGCGCGGCCACAGAAAGCTTGGCCGAGAATGCCAGCGACGGTGTCATCGCCCCGCTGTTCTGGGGCGTGCTACTGGGCCTGCCGGGGATCGTGGCGTACAAAGCGATCAACACGATGGATTCGATGATCGGACACCTGACCCCACGCCACGCCGATTTCGGACGCGCCGCCGCGCGACTGGACGACGTGGCCAACTGGCTGCCCGCGCGACTGACCGGCGCGCTATTCTGCATAGTTGCGCCCAAGCCCCGCGCCGTCTTCACCGCCATGCGCCGCGATGCGCCGCACCACCGCTCTCCCAATGCGGGCTGGCCGGAAGGAGCCATGGCGGCGGCGCTTGGCGTTCGGCTGTCGGGACCGCGCGTCTATGCTGACCGGATCGCGGATGAGCCTTGGCTGAACGCCGGCGCACCAGATCCCGGCGGCGTCGAGCTGGATCGCGCGCTGGCTCTGTATCGGCGCGCAATGTTCGTTGCTGGGGGCGCGTTGCTGGCGCTGGCGTGGTGGTGA
- the cobU gene encoding bifunctional adenosylcobinamide kinase/adenosylcobinamide-phosphate guanylyltransferase encodes MAKSILITGGARSGKSQLAERLMADLGPHPVYIATSEVRDAEMADRVALHRDRRGPEWNLIEEPFDLVGALGQANGPVLVDCLTLWLTNLMLADRDWQQAGAALAQVIPTLPHPVIFVTNEVGAGIVPENALARRFRDAAGTLNQTIADTVDEVYLCVAGQPLKVKPHAI; translated from the coding sequence ATGGCAAAGTCGATCCTCATCACCGGGGGTGCCCGTTCGGGCAAGTCCCAATTGGCCGAGCGGCTGATGGCCGACCTTGGCCCGCACCCCGTCTACATCGCAACGTCAGAGGTGCGGGATGCCGAAATGGCGGACCGCGTGGCCCTGCATCGTGATCGCCGCGGGCCGGAATGGAACCTGATTGAAGAGCCGTTCGATCTGGTGGGCGCGCTGGGCCAAGCGAATGGGCCGGTGCTGGTCGACTGCCTGACCCTGTGGCTGACCAACCTGATGCTGGCCGACCGCGACTGGCAACAGGCCGGGGCCGCCTTGGCGCAGGTGATCCCGACGCTGCCCCACCCTGTGATCTTCGTCACGAACGAGGTCGGTGCGGGAATCGTGCCGGAAAACGCCCTTGCGCGTCGGTTTCGCGATGCCGCTGGCACGCTGAACCAGACAATCGCTGACACGGTGGACGAGGTTTACCTCTGCGTCGCCGGACAACCCCTGAAAGTGAAGCCCCATGCGATTTGA
- a CDS encoding histidine phosphatase family protein — translation MPTRPDLFLIRHAPVVPTGLLAGRSDLDCVVPDGATVPSLPEGLRVVSSPARRCVKTARALFPGQTMDLDPGLWEQDFGVHDGKPLADLPDLGPLSGDDLAQHRWEGGESFADACARICARLAHWGQVARDTGPIALVCHAGTVRAGLSLALGRPGPALSFEVAPLSVTRLTAWPGGWAVGFVNRIAP, via the coding sequence ATGCCCACCCGCCCCGACCTGTTCCTGATCCGCCACGCGCCGGTCGTGCCGACGGGCCTTCTGGCCGGGCGCAGCGATCTGGATTGCGTGGTGCCGGATGGGGCGACTGTGCCAAGTTTGCCGGAAGGGCTGCGCGTGGTGTCCAGCCCCGCGCGGCGCTGCGTGAAGACGGCGAGGGCGCTGTTTCCGGGCCAAACGATGGACCTCGACCCCGGCCTTTGGGAGCAGGACTTCGGCGTTCACGACGGGAAACCGCTGGCCGATCTGCCCGACCTTGGGCCGCTATCGGGCGACGATCTCGCGCAGCATCGATGGGAAGGCGGCGAAAGCTTCGCGGACGCTTGCGCGCGTATCTGCGCGCGGCTGGCGCATTGGGGGCAGGTCGCGCGCGATACCGGACCCATCGCGCTGGTATGCCATGCCGGAACGGTGCGCGCGGGCCTTTCGCTGGCGCTAGGCCGCCCCGGCCCCGCGCTGTCGTTCGAGGTCGCACCCCTGTCGGTCACCCGCCTGACCGCTTGGCCCGGTGGCTGGGCGGTCGGGTTCGTCAACAGGATCGCGCCGTGA
- the cobS gene encoding adenosylcobinamide-GDP ribazoletransferase: protein MSRLNELRLGVMFLTRLPVGRINNAPPLASLAWTFPLVGVLPALIAWAVFGLTDDALGAALAVGALVLVTGGLHHDGLADFADGIGGGRDRAHVLEIMRDSRIGSYGVLAVGLVLILQTLAIAEVGSLPAFLFLGIGSRVAMLLALRLPPARDGGLGAMTGGAAQRAPGLVAAGIAAIWLGAGCIAALIGVTLAYLVIRALAMRRIGGQTGDVCGAVQLLAETAGWVALALTV from the coding sequence ATGAGCCGCCTGAACGAGCTGCGGCTTGGGGTCATGTTCCTGACGCGCCTGCCGGTGGGCCGGATCAATAACGCACCGCCGTTGGCGTCGTTGGCGTGGACGTTTCCGCTGGTTGGCGTGCTTCCGGCGCTGATCGCTTGGGCGGTGTTCGGGCTGACGGATGACGCGCTGGGCGCGGCCCTTGCCGTCGGCGCTCTGGTGCTGGTGACGGGCGGGCTGCATCATGATGGTCTGGCCGATTTCGCGGATGGTATCGGCGGTGGCCGCGACCGGGCGCATGTACTGGAAATAATGCGCGACAGTCGCATCGGCAGCTACGGCGTGTTGGCCGTTGGGCTGGTGCTGATTCTTCAAACGTTGGCAATCGCAGAGGTCGGATCGCTGCCGGCTTTCCTGTTCCTCGGTATCGGAAGCCGCGTCGCCATGCTGCTCGCCTTGCGCCTGCCGCCCGCGCGCGATGGCGGGCTGGGTGCGATGACCGGGGGTGCGGCGCAGCGTGCTCCGGGTCTGGTTGCGGCGGGAATCGCCGCCATCTGGCTTGGGGCAGGTTGCATCGCGGCGTTGATTGGGGTCACGCTCGCCTATCTGGTCATCCGCGCGCTTGCGATGCGTCGGATCGGGGGGCAGACGGGCGACGTGTGCGGGGCTGTGCAGCTACTGGCAGAGACGGCAGGCTGGGTGGCCCTGGCGCTTACCGTTTGA
- the arfB gene encoding alternative ribosome rescue aminoacyl-tRNA hydrolase ArfB gives MTLRINDRIEIEDWELTEQFTQAGGPGGQNVNKVATAVELRFEAERSPNLPQPVKARLKRLAGRRWTKEGALLIQVSETRHQARNRDIARDRLVELIRAALEKPKRRIPTRPTLGSKKRRLKAKKARGEVKALRGSVDPE, from the coding sequence ATGACCCTACGCATCAACGACCGCATAGAAATCGAAGACTGGGAGCTGACCGAGCAGTTCACCCAGGCCGGTGGCCCCGGTGGGCAGAACGTCAACAAGGTCGCGACGGCGGTGGAACTGCGGTTCGAGGCGGAACGCTCGCCGAACCTGCCCCAACCTGTGAAAGCCCGGCTGAAACGGCTGGCCGGACGGCGCTGGACAAAGGAGGGCGCATTGCTGATCCAGGTCAGCGAGACGCGCCATCAGGCCCGCAACCGCGATATCGCGCGGGATAGGCTGGTCGAATTGATCCGGGCGGCGCTGGAAAAGCCGAAGCGGCGCATTCCGACGCGGCCCACGTTGGGATCGAAGAAACGGCGGCTGAAGGCGAAGAAGGCGCGGGGCGAGGTGAAGGCCCTGCGCGGGAGCGTCGACCCGGAATAA
- the cobD gene encoding threonine-phosphate decarboxylase CobD: MRDHGGNLDTARVRYGDGDWIDLSTGINPRPYPVLDLPAHAWTALPTRAAMTALAEAARGAYGTDTDVVPLAGAQAAIQMIPRIAPRGTARVVGPTYNEHRGALEQAGWSVEEVRDLDALRGAALAIVVNPNNPDGRCWTAEALLDVVDDVGLLVCDESFGDIMPGASLAPHLKGVANVIVLRSFGKFYGLAGVRLGFAVCAAPLADAFRAEAGPWPVSGPAIHIGARALADTEWQTNTRKRLAHDADRLDAMAALAGWRLVGGCDLFRTYDTGDAVAAQKRLARHHIWSRIFPYSDTWLRLGLTDGDTNWARLEAALTGGGE; encoded by the coding sequence ATGCGCGATCACGGCGGCAATCTAGACACGGCGCGCGTGCGGTACGGAGACGGCGATTGGATCGACCTGTCCACCGGCATCAACCCTCGCCCCTACCCGGTGCTTGACCTGCCCGCGCACGCTTGGACCGCGCTGCCCACCCGCGCAGCGATGACCGCATTGGCCGAGGCCGCGCGTGGCGCTTACGGCACCGACACCGATGTGGTGCCACTGGCGGGCGCGCAGGCGGCGATCCAGATGATCCCACGCATCGCGCCGCGCGGCACCGCGCGGGTGGTCGGCCCCACCTACAATGAGCATCGCGGCGCGTTGGAGCAAGCCGGCTGGTCGGTGGAAGAGGTGCGAGACCTGGACGCCTTGCGCGGCGCGGCCCTGGCCATCGTCGTAAACCCGAACAACCCGGACGGCAGGTGTTGGACCGCCGAGGCGTTGCTGGACGTCGTAGATGACGTGGGCCTGCTGGTCTGTGACGAAAGCTTCGGGGACATCATGCCGGGTGCCTCTCTCGCGCCGCATCTAAAGGGTGTCGCCAATGTCATCGTCCTGCGCTCTTTCGGGAAATTCTATGGCCTTGCGGGGGTCCGTCTTGGCTTCGCGGTCTGCGCTGCGCCGCTGGCTGACGCCTTCCGCGCCGAGGCTGGACCGTGGCCCGTATCCGGTCCCGCCATCCACATCGGGGCGCGGGCTTTGGCGGATACGGAGTGGCAGACAAACACTCGCAAAAGACTGGCGCATGATGCTGACCGGCTCGACGCCATGGCGGCACTGGCGGGCTGGCGGCTTGTCGGCGGCTGCGACTTGTTTCGCACCTATGACACCGGCGATGCCGTGGCCGCGCAAAAGCGGCTTGCGCGGCATCACATCTGGAGCCGCATCTTCCCCTACAGCGACACGTGGCTGCGGCTGGGCCTGACTGACGGCGACACGAATTGGGCACGGCTGGAGGCGGCTTTAACGGGCGGCGGCGAGTAG
- a CDS encoding cobyric acid synthase codes for MSRALMLQGTGSNVGKSMLVAGLCRVARRRGLSVAPFKPQNMSNNAAVTVDGGEIGRAQAVQALACGLQPHTDMNPVLLKPETETGSQVIVQGKRLTSVRARDYAALKPQLLERVVESFGRLKEAHDLVLVEGAGSPAEVNLRAGDIANMGFARAADVPVVLAGDIDRGGVIAQIVGTHAVTDAGDAAMVCGFLINKFRGDPSLFDDGYALIQDRTGWPGFGVVPWFPKAARLPAEDALDIRSEHRTEGLHIVCLRLSRIANFDDLDPLAAEPGVRLTMLEAGQALPGDTDVVILPGSKSTRGDLAFLRAQGWDGDLTAHVRRGGHVLGICGGYQMLGSVVRDPGGIEGASGADRGLGLLDIATTMGADKHLTEVCAIHAATDTPFDGYEIHMGNSDGPDRARPFAHVDGTPEGAVSPDGRIAGSYLHGMFRDDAFRAAWLAGFGVASQTGYGAGVEAALDALADHLETHLDVDALLAAAR; via the coding sequence GTGAGTCGTGCGCTGATGCTGCAGGGCACCGGATCGAACGTGGGCAAGTCTATGCTGGTCGCGGGCCTGTGCCGCGTTGCGCGTCGGCGCGGTCTGTCGGTCGCGCCCTTCAAGCCGCAGAACATGAGCAACAATGCCGCCGTAACGGTGGACGGCGGAGAGATCGGGCGCGCGCAGGCGGTGCAGGCGCTGGCCTGTGGGCTACAGCCGCATACCGATATGAACCCGGTGCTGCTGAAGCCGGAAACAGAGACCGGCAGCCAGGTGATCGTGCAAGGCAAGCGCCTGACAAGCGTGCGCGCGCGCGACTATGCCGCCCTCAAGCCGCAGCTGTTGGAACGTGTGGTCGAAAGTTTCGGGCGGCTGAAGGAAGCCCATGATCTTGTGCTGGTCGAAGGCGCTGGCAGCCCGGCAGAGGTGAACCTGCGCGCGGGCGACATCGCCAACATGGGCTTCGCGCGCGCCGCCGACGTGCCGGTCGTGCTGGCAGGTGATATCGATCGGGGTGGCGTGATTGCGCAGATTGTCGGCACGCATGCGGTCACGGACGCGGGCGACGCAGCCATGGTCTGCGGGTTCCTGATCAACAAGTTTCGTGGCGATCCGTCGCTGTTCGACGATGGCTACGCTCTGATCCAAGACCGCACCGGCTGGCCCGGTTTCGGTGTCGTGCCGTGGTTCCCAAAGGCCGCGCGCCTTCCGGCAGAGGATGCCCTGGATATCCGTTCCGAACACCGGACGGAGGGGTTGCACATCGTCTGTCTGCGCCTGTCTCGGATCGCGAACTTCGATGACCTGGACCCGTTGGCGGCAGAGCCGGGCGTGCGGTTGACGATGCTGGAAGCGGGGCAGGCGCTGCCCGGCGATACCGACGTTGTGATCCTGCCGGGCAGCAAGTCCACGCGTGGCGATCTGGCGTTTCTGCGCGCGCAAGGATGGGACGGTGATCTGACCGCGCATGTGCGGCGCGGCGGGCATGTGCTGGGCATCTGCGGCGGTTATCAGATGCTCGGGAGTGTTGTGCGCGACCCTGGCGGGATCGAAGGCGCCAGTGGGGCGGATCGCGGTCTTGGCCTGCTGGATATCGCGACGACGATGGGCGCGGACAAACATCTGACCGAGGTGTGCGCGATCCACGCGGCGACGGATACGCCGTTCGATGGCTACGAGATCCACATGGGTAATAGCGATGGCCCTGATCGCGCGCGGCCCTTTGCGCATGTCGATGGCACCCCCGAAGGCGCGGTCAGTCCCGACGGACGCATCGCGGGCAGCTACTTGCACGGCATGTTCCGGGATGACGCCTTTCGCGCGGCGTGGCTTGCCGGGTTCGGCGTCGCGTCGCAGACGGGATACGGTGCCGGAGTCGAAGCCGCGCTGGATGCCCTCGCGGACCATCTGGAAACGCACTTGGACGTGGACGCGCTACTCGCCGCCGCCCGTTAA
- a CDS encoding HAD family hydrolase, with protein sequence MSAPLTIWDFDGVLNVNPGGEVFPWVSTLDRDIGIPPASFRRFLNVPGQARDVLNGDCDLLDRLNGWIADEGHAISAEDFLAHWLTADDRPDAEAVGWMQAHAGRKVIGTNNPTARARYIAARTDAGRAAEHVFASGEMGVAKPDAGFFRQIEDWAKLPPNDLLLIDDSGKNITAAAKRGWRTFRFGPDTRDRLPEVLGL encoded by the coding sequence ATGTCCGCGCCCCTGACCATTTGGGATTTCGACGGCGTTCTGAACGTCAATCCCGGCGGCGAAGTCTTCCCCTGGGTCTCAACGCTCGACCGCGATATCGGTATCCCGCCCGCCTCTTTCCGGCGGTTCCTGAATGTGCCGGGGCAGGCGCGGGATGTGCTGAATGGCGACTGCGACCTGCTGGATCGTCTGAACGGCTGGATCGCGGACGAAGGCCACGCGATCTCTGCCGAGGATTTCCTCGCCCATTGGTTGACCGCTGATGACCGACCCGATGCCGAAGCGGTCGGGTGGATGCAGGCCCATGCCGGGCGCAAGGTGATCGGAACCAACAACCCTACTGCTCGTGCCCGCTATATCGCCGCGCGCACCGATGCCGGTCGCGCCGCCGAACATGTGTTTGCCAGCGGCGAAATGGGTGTGGCCAAACCGGATGCGGGCTTCTTTCGTCAGATTGAAGACTGGGCCAAGCTACCGCCCAACGATCTTCTGCTGATCGACGACAGCGGCAAGAACATCACCGCCGCGGCCAAGCGTGGGTGGCGCACGTTCCGCTTTGGCCCAGACACTCGGGATCGACTGCCAGAGGTGCTAGGACTGTGA
- the cobT gene encoding nicotinate-nucleotide--dimethylbenzimidazole phosphoribosyltransferase, giving the protein MRFDDLTAMTDLPVRLSGLPAFDDASAQAAQARQMELTKPPGSLGRLEELAIFMAGWQRTARPRIDAAQALVFAGNHGICARGVNPFPQEVTAGMVTNFNAGGAAINQLCAVSGASLTAVPLELDRPTADFTEGAAMSDADALAAMDVGRAAVDTGASVLILGEMGIGNSTTAAALAHATLGGAAEDWVGRGTGADTDVMARKVETARLGVERHGGQPPLHAIANVGGRELAAIVGAVLAARAARIPVILDGFICTAAVLPLWAHDPDLLSHCLVAHRSAEPGHARMLEAIGQRPILDLGMALGEGSGAAVALGVLRAAVACHGGMATFAEAGLR; this is encoded by the coding sequence ATGCGATTTGACGACCTGACTGCCATGACCGACCTGCCCGTGCGTCTGTCTGGTCTGCCCGCCTTCGACGACGCCAGCGCCCAGGCCGCGCAGGCACGGCAGATGGAGCTGACGAAACCCCCCGGATCGCTGGGGCGGCTGGAGGAGCTGGCAATCTTCATGGCGGGCTGGCAGCGGACCGCGCGGCCCCGGATCGACGCCGCGCAGGCGCTGGTCTTCGCGGGCAACCACGGGATCTGCGCACGCGGCGTGAACCCGTTCCCGCAAGAGGTGACGGCGGGCATGGTCACGAACTTCAACGCGGGCGGGGCCGCGATCAACCAGTTATGCGCCGTGTCCGGCGCGTCGCTGACCGCCGTACCATTGGAATTGGATCGCCCCACCGCCGACTTCACCGAAGGCGCGGCGATGTCCGACGCCGACGCACTGGCCGCGATGGACGTGGGTCGGGCTGCGGTGGATACGGGTGCCTCCGTGCTGATTCTGGGCGAGATGGGCATCGGCAATTCGACGACCGCCGCTGCGCTGGCTCATGCGACTTTGGGCGGCGCCGCAGAAGATTGGGTTGGGCGCGGCACCGGCGCCGACACGGATGTCATGGCGCGCAAGGTCGAAACGGCGCGCCTTGGAGTTGAACGGCACGGCGGTCAGCCGCCGCTGCACGCCATCGCGAATGTCGGCGGACGCGAGTTGGCGGCCATCGTCGGCGCGGTGCTGGCCGCGCGTGCGGCGCGCATTCCGGTCATTCTGGACGGTTTCATTTGCACCGCCGCCGTGCTGCCCCTGTGGGCGCATGACCCCGATCTGCTGTCCCACTGCCTTGTCGCCCATCGCAGCGCCGAGCCGGGGCACGCGCGGATGCTGGAGGCGATTGGTCAGCGTCCGATCCTCGATCTCGGGATGGCGCTGGGCGAAGGGTCGGGGGCCGCGGTCGCGTTGGGCGTCCTGCGCGCCGCCGTGGCCTGCCACGGTGGCATGGCGACCTTCGCCGAGGCCGGTTTGCGATGA